One genomic region from Actinocatenispora thailandica encodes:
- the hrcA gene encoding heat-inducible transcriptional repressor HrcA gives MSLDERKLEVLRAIVEDYIATQEPVGSKSLVERHQLRVSSATVRNDMAALEDEGYIHQPHTSAGRVPTDKGYRLFVDRLSTVKPLSPAERRAIQRLLSGAVDLDDIVHRTVRLLAQLTRQVAVVQYPSLARSTVRHLELVMLTPTRLMLVMITNTGRVEQRLVDLPGPLSEDDVLDLRAKINDKLAGCLLSDSPVLIETLVGEAPPEMRSAMATLSNVLLDTLVERREERISLAGTANLARGTALDFPGSFRGVLEALEEEVVLLKLIGEVESPTTLRIRIGDENEFEGLRTTSVVSTGYGPGAIVVGGLGVLGPTRMDYPGTIAAVRAVARYVGELLAQN, from the coding sequence GTGAGTCTCGATGAGCGCAAGTTGGAGGTTCTTCGCGCCATCGTCGAGGACTACATCGCCACTCAGGAGCCGGTCGGCAGCAAGAGCCTCGTCGAGCGGCACCAGCTTCGCGTCTCTTCCGCCACGGTGCGTAATGACATGGCGGCGCTGGAGGACGAGGGGTACATCCACCAGCCGCACACCAGCGCCGGCCGGGTGCCCACCGACAAGGGGTACCGGCTGTTCGTCGACCGGCTGTCGACGGTCAAGCCGCTGTCGCCGGCCGAGCGGCGGGCGATCCAGCGGCTGCTGTCCGGTGCGGTCGACCTGGACGACATCGTGCACCGCACGGTGCGGCTGCTCGCTCAGCTGACCCGCCAGGTCGCCGTCGTGCAGTACCCGAGCCTGGCCCGCAGCACCGTGCGGCACCTGGAGCTGGTGATGCTCACCCCGACCCGGTTGATGCTGGTGATGATCACCAACACCGGTCGGGTGGAGCAGCGGCTGGTCGACCTGCCCGGCCCGCTGAGCGAGGACGACGTGCTCGACCTCCGTGCCAAGATCAACGACAAACTGGCCGGGTGCCTGCTGTCCGACAGCCCGGTGCTGATCGAGACGCTGGTCGGCGAGGCGCCGCCGGAGATGCGCTCGGCGATGGCCACGCTGTCCAACGTGCTGCTGGACACCCTGGTCGAGCGGCGGGAGGAGCGCATCTCGCTCGCCGGCACCGCCAACCTCGCCCGCGGCACCGCGCTGGACTTTCCCGGCTCGTTCCGCGGCGTGCTGGAGGCGCTGGAGGAGGAGGTCGTGCTGCTGAAGCTGATCGGCGAGGTGGAATCGCCGACCACGCTGCGCATCCGGATCGGCGACGAGAACGAGTTCGAGGGGCTGCGCACCACCTCGGTGGTGAGCACCGGCTACGGCCCGGGCGCCATCGTCGTGGGTGGTCTGGGCGTGCTCGGCCCGACCCGGATGGACTACCCCGGCACGATCGCGGCGGTCCGCGCCGTGGCACGCTACGTCGGCGAACTGCTGGCGCAGAACTAG
- a CDS encoding 16S rRNA (uracil(1498)-N(3))-methyltransferase, translating into MTDALFLVPSVPETGTYRLDGAEGHHAADVVRLRVGETLLLGDGAGAVADCVVSAVAKGVLDVEVTGYRRVPAREPRLVVAQALAKGDRGELAVQTMTEVGVDEIVPWQAARSVVRWQGDRGARALARWRATAREAAKQSRRAWLPAVADPVGTAALAARLAGHSSYVLHEDAETPLATAPVPATGAVLLVVGPEGGVAPEELAAFTAAGATPVRLGPEVLRTSTAGVAALAVLAAVTGRWH; encoded by the coding sequence GTGACCGACGCGCTGTTCCTGGTGCCGTCGGTGCCGGAAACCGGGACGTACCGGTTGGACGGCGCCGAGGGCCATCACGCCGCCGACGTGGTCCGGCTGCGGGTCGGCGAGACGCTGCTGCTCGGGGACGGCGCCGGCGCGGTCGCCGACTGCGTGGTGTCCGCCGTCGCCAAGGGCGTGCTCGACGTCGAGGTGACCGGCTACCGTCGGGTGCCGGCCCGCGAGCCGCGGCTGGTGGTGGCGCAGGCGCTCGCCAAGGGCGACCGGGGCGAGCTGGCCGTGCAGACGATGACCGAGGTCGGCGTCGACGAGATCGTGCCGTGGCAGGCCGCCCGGTCGGTGGTCCGCTGGCAGGGCGACCGGGGCGCGCGGGCGCTGGCCCGCTGGCGCGCCACCGCCCGGGAGGCCGCCAAGCAGTCGCGCCGCGCCTGGTTGCCCGCCGTGGCCGACCCCGTCGGTACTGCGGCGCTCGCCGCGCGCCTCGCCGGGCACTCGTCGTATGTGCTGCACGAGGACGCGGAGACCCCGCTCGCCACCGCACCGGTGCCGGCGACGGGCGCCGTGCTGCTGGTGGTCGGGCCGGAGGGTGGTGTCGCGCCGGAGGAGCTGGCCGCCTTCACCGCGGCCGGCGCGACCCCGGTCCGGCTCGGCCCCGAGGTGCTGCGTACCTCGACCGCCGGGGTCGCCGCCCTCGCCGTGCTCGCCGCCGTCACCGGCCGCTGGCACTGA
- a CDS encoding histidine triad nucleotide-binding protein codes for MTDCLFCKIVAGEIPAKVVDDAGRTLAFADIEPQAPTHLLVITKEHHPSAAEAAAADPALVGEIVATAHRVAQAAGVAESGYRLVFNTGPDANQTVPHVHCHVLGGRTMTWPPG; via the coding sequence GTGACGGACTGTCTGTTCTGCAAGATCGTTGCGGGTGAGATCCCGGCGAAGGTGGTCGACGACGCCGGGCGCACCCTGGCGTTCGCCGACATCGAGCCGCAGGCGCCGACGCACCTCCTGGTGATCACCAAGGAGCACCATCCGAGCGCGGCGGAGGCCGCGGCGGCGGACCCGGCGTTGGTGGGCGAGATCGTCGCGACCGCGCACCGGGTGGCGCAGGCGGCGGGCGTCGCGGAGTCCGGCTACCGGCTGGTGTTCAACACCGGGCCGGACGCCAACCAGACCGTGCCGCACGTGCACTGCCATGTGCTCGGCGGCCGCACCATGACCTGGCCGCCCGGGTAG
- a CDS encoding serine hydrolase domain-containing protein, whose protein sequence is MSARVDRPTTPADVARYYERTVRRAQRAARVPAVQVALHRADRPLWTFEVGDAGGGVTLDADTQFRIGSITKTFTAVLVLQCRDDGLLDLDDPVSAHLSVPAHGDLTIRRLLSHTAGLQREPYGDIWDTLAVPSLAETLAGLEQAERILPPGRRFHYSNLAFALLGHLAAAKRGGTWAEVLDERILSPLDLPLTLQPGPNAATGYLVDAWSDHARPEPRTDLGGVAPAAQLWGTASQLARWGAFLADPAAIDPDGAVLSPDTLAEMRHPSVLRDEQVWKAGWGLGLVVRPGRDRGSDVGHGGAMPGFLAEAYGRVPGTDADVPGAFAAAVLLSAGNGDRALGLSTTLLDAAVERDPADIRPWRIGTPVPDEWAGLLGHWWGEGFEYVFRWRDGHVEASGADDAPGVPPAVFGIEGPDLLRSVSGREIGEPLRLTRDEDGRIVRLHWATYRFTREQQTFDGVWASRP, encoded by the coding sequence ATGAGCGCAAGGGTGGATCGCCCGACGACGCCGGCCGACGTCGCGCGGTACTACGAGCGAACGGTGCGGCGGGCCCAGCGTGCCGCCCGGGTGCCCGCGGTACAGGTCGCGTTGCACCGCGCTGATCGTCCACTGTGGACCTTCGAGGTGGGGGACGCCGGCGGCGGGGTCACCCTCGACGCGGACACCCAGTTCCGGATCGGCTCGATCACCAAGACGTTCACCGCCGTGCTGGTGCTGCAGTGCCGTGACGACGGCCTGCTCGACCTCGACGACCCGGTGTCGGCGCACCTGTCGGTGCCGGCGCACGGTGACCTGACCATCCGCCGCCTGCTCAGCCACACCGCCGGCCTGCAACGCGAACCCTACGGCGACATCTGGGACACCCTGGCGGTGCCGAGCCTGGCCGAGACGCTCGCCGGGCTGGAGCAGGCCGAACGGATCCTGCCGCCGGGCCGCCGGTTCCACTACTCGAACCTGGCGTTCGCGCTGCTCGGCCACCTCGCCGCGGCCAAGCGTGGCGGTACCTGGGCCGAGGTGCTCGACGAGCGCATCCTCAGCCCGCTCGACCTGCCGCTGACCCTGCAACCCGGCCCCAACGCCGCCACCGGCTACCTGGTCGACGCCTGGTCCGACCACGCCCGCCCGGAGCCGCGTACCGACCTCGGCGGTGTCGCGCCGGCCGCGCAGCTGTGGGGTACCGCGTCACAACTGGCGCGCTGGGGCGCGTTCCTCGCCGACCCCGCCGCCATCGACCCGGACGGTGCGGTGCTGAGCCCCGACACCCTGGCCGAGATGCGGCACCCGAGCGTGCTGCGCGACGAGCAGGTGTGGAAGGCCGGCTGGGGCCTCGGCCTGGTCGTCCGGCCCGGCCGGGACCGCGGGAGCGACGTCGGCCACGGTGGCGCCATGCCCGGCTTCCTCGCCGAGGCGTACGGGCGGGTACCGGGCACCGATGCCGACGTGCCCGGCGCGTTCGCCGCCGCCGTCCTGCTGTCGGCCGGCAACGGTGACCGCGCGCTCGGCCTGTCCACCACGCTGCTGGACGCCGCGGTCGAGCGCGACCCGGCCGACATCCGGCCGTGGCGGATCGGTACCCCGGTGCCGGACGAGTGGGCCGGGCTGCTCGGCCACTGGTGGGGTGAGGGCTTCGAGTACGTGTTCCGCTGGCGCGACGGGCACGTGGAGGCCAGCGGCGCGGACGATGCGCCGGGCGTACCGCCGGCGGTGTTCGGGATCGAGGGGCCGGATCTGCTGCGTTCGGTGTCGGGCCGGGAGATCGGCGAGCCGCTGCGGCTGACCCGGGACGAGGACGGCCGGATCGTGCGGCTGCACTGGGCGACCTACCGGTTCACCCGCGAGCAGCAGACGTTCGACGGGGTGTGGGCGAGCCGGCCCTGA